Below is a window of Clostridia bacterium DNA.
CTTGTCCATGTCTCCCGGTCTTTTCCCTGCAGTGTCTGCAGTAGCGCTCCTGTTCGTATCGGTTCTTCTCATAGCTGAGGGTGCGAGGGCTGGAAAGGCCGGCCCACGGATGACTAGCGGCGAGGGTGCAAGCAGCGCCTCTGGCGCCGACGGATCTGCGCAAGGATCCGCGGCCGGGGTTAGTCCTAGCGAGACAATGGACTGGAAGGGCATAGTCATCGTATTCGTGACGTCCCTGATTTATGTGTGGCTCATACCTCGCATCAGCTTTACCTGGGCGTCCGTGTTGTACCTATTCGCATTTCTCTATGAGATGGGCGAGCGCCGCTGGACGATGATGGCAGTGGTAGCGCTCGGGTCTCCGTGGGTGTTGTACTTTATCTTCTCTGTTCTGCTGAAGGTGGCTTTGCCCTAGCGCTCAAAGGGAGTGAGTGAAGTGGTAGGCGCAGTACTCGCGCAGCTTGATCTCCAGTTCTTTCTGATGGTCCTGGCGGGTTCGACCGCTGGTCTGTTGGTCGGCGCAATCCCCGGACTCTCAGTCACAATGGCCACAGCTATCTTGGTTTCGATTACTTACGGGTGGCCCATGAAGACTGCTCTTGCACTGATAATGGGCGTGTATGTGTCGGGTGTATTCGGGGGAGCGGTATCCGCCATCCTAATAAACATCCCTGGGGCGCCATCCTCCATCGCGACTACGCTCGATGGTTTCCCCATGGCGCAGAAGGGCGAAGCCTCGAAGGCGCTATGGGCGGCCACATCTCAGTCCTTCGTCGGCACTTTGATAGGACTTCTCATACTCGCTCTGGTTGCCAAGCCCATGACCCGCATTGCGTTGGCATTCACGCCAACTGACTATTTCCTACTGGCGGTATTCGGGCTTACTACAGTGGGATCACTCACGTCGAAGAGTTTCACCAAGGGCCTGATCAGTGCCGTCTTTGGAGTGCTTGTCAGCATGGTGGGCATCGACCCGATCATGGGCACTCCAAGGTTCACATTCGGGTCCACGCAGTTGATGGGAGGCATCGGTCTAGTCGCTGCACTGATCGGGCTATTCGGCTTCGCCGAGGTGCTCACACAGATTGGCCAGCGCAACCTGACTCCGATTTCGGCGACAGCTGGGCGGATGAAGGTCGACTTCAGAGAGACGTTTAAGCACTTTCCACTTTCCTTTAGGGCGTCCATTATAGGAACGTTCATTGGAGCTCTGCCTGGAGTGGGCGGTCCTGTGGCGTCGCTGTTGGCGTATGACCACGCGCGCAAGACGGTGAAGAAACCCTCTCGCCCGTTCGGCGAAGGAGCGGTGGAAGGCATAGTCGCGAGCGAGTCCGCGAACAATGCCTGCATCGGAGGCGCGCTCATACCCATGCTGACTCTGGCTATACCAGGAGACGCGGTTACGGCCGTGATCCTGTCCGCCTTCTATGTGCACGGACTGAGGCCTGGCCCCTTGCTCTTCACTGAGACTCCTGACCTGTTCTACACGATATTGGCTGCTGGGTTCGTT
It encodes the following:
- a CDS encoding tripartite tricarboxylate transporter permease, which encodes MVGAVLAQLDLQFFLMVLAGSTAGLLVGAIPGLSVTMATAILVSITYGWPMKTALALIMGVYVSGVFGGAVSAILINIPGAPSSIATTLDGFPMAQKGEASKALWAATSQSFVGTLIGLLILALVAKPMTRIALAFTPTDYFLLAVFGLTTVGSLTSKSFTKGLISAVFGVLVSMVGIDPIMGTPRFTFGSTQLMGGIGLVAALIGLFGFAEVLTQIGQRNLTPISATAGRMKVDFRETFKHFPLSFRASIIGTFIGALPGVGGPVASLLAYDHARKTVKKPSRPFGEGAVEGIVASESANNACIGGALIPMLTLAIPGDAVTAVILSAFYVHGLRPGPLLFTETPDLFYTILAAGFVGAFVMLLLGIVFSPLLCKVVLVPKRILLPVVGVLCVIGSYAVNASMFDVLVMLIFGLLGFAMRERGYAVAPMVLGIVLGPLMDSNFRRAVSLASSGDNMLVSMFAHPITLVLLALIVISVLSGIPAVTRLFNRKEATGKRATAN
- a CDS encoding tripartite tricarboxylate transporter TctB family protein, whose product is MRRSSAAIDLMEGVVFGAIALAVLLYSRSLSGILGLSMSPGLFPAVSAVALLFVSVLLIAEGARAGKAGPRMTSGEGASSASGADGSAQGSAAGVSPSETMDWKGIVIVFVTSLIYVWLIPRISFTWASVLYLFAFLYEMGERRWTMMAVVALGSPWVLYFIFSVLLKVALP